The following proteins are encoded in a genomic region of Acidobacteriota bacterium:
- a CDS encoding DUF4157 domain-containing protein — protein sequence MCEVSESEEKLKKLKKESDPGEDEDDTVIQSKATDSPTSPETPVPVANNTGLPDTLKTGIESLSGISLDDVNVHYNSSQPAQLQALAYTQGTDIHVGPGQEQHLAHEAWHVVQQKQGRVQPTTQLQDVAINDDFGLEREADVMGGKALQAKAERGLKLHPSENQTVAASSVAQLFEMETADGTWDFSDYAIQNKGWRGLTEHTLTYRPKDGIGEDKIALIQVVQSNIDGEIIHLDKTSEARTSPETGFRIDNFTDSNNPIFGAASAKSLTETPIQDDTYQIGGKLNKGTSRRKQVVTQEPWRLDNPGLGIKDLNKQKALSLPMGQTFITAAYNLATGQYLGSIAYGWAQEQDGEPQLLEMTYTTGGVSGVFLSAVSQWNKGKTKGNQNLQLPVPEGVKVQSFQKEEDNIVEDLDEIEDNQMEMDDMEMGGQELSFEEWIQQLQHWFFQEYGANLSDYPDEPYQLEYEEGMSPQDFYDQYLANGKAF from the coding sequence ATGTGCGAGGTTTCCGAATCAGAAGAAAAGCTCAAGAAACTCAAAAAAGAATCTGACCCTGGCGAAGACGAAGACGATACCGTCATCCAGTCCAAAGCGACAGATAGCCCGACGTCACCGGAAACGCCAGTTCCAGTCGCGAATAACACAGGTCTTCCAGATACCCTCAAAACCGGTATCGAATCGCTTTCCGGTATATCGCTTGATGACGTCAATGTTCATTACAATTCGTCACAACCAGCCCAGTTGCAGGCGCTGGCGTATACCCAGGGAACGGACATCCACGTTGGCCCCGGGCAGGAACAGCATCTCGCCCACGAAGCGTGGCACGTTGTCCAGCAAAAACAGGGCCGGGTTCAGCCAACGACGCAACTGCAAGACGTAGCCATCAATGACGACTTTGGCCTGGAACGCGAAGCCGATGTGATGGGAGGGAAAGCCCTGCAAGCCAAAGCAGAAAGGGGATTAAAACTTCATCCATCGGAAAACCAGACCGTAGCGGCGTCTTCAGTGGCACAGCTATTTGAAATGGAAACAGCAGACGGTACCTGGGATTTCAGCGACTATGCGATCCAGAACAAAGGATGGAGGGGGCTGACCGAACACACCTTAACGTATCGTCCAAAAGATGGGATTGGAGAAGACAAAATCGCGCTCATCCAGGTCGTCCAGTCCAATATTGATGGTGAAATTATACATTTAGACAAAACCTCCGAAGCTCGAACCAGCCCCGAAACAGGGTTTCGAATTGATAACTTTACCGATTCGAATAATCCAATCTTTGGTGCGGCTTCTGCAAAATCCCTCACAGAGACCCCGATTCAGGATGATACCTACCAGATCGGAGGCAAACTTAACAAAGGAACATCCCGTCGAAAACAGGTTGTCACGCAAGAACCCTGGCGACTCGATAACCCAGGATTGGGGATAAAAGATCTCAACAAACAAAAGGCACTCAGCTTACCAATGGGGCAAACCTTCATTACCGCCGCGTACAATCTGGCAACGGGTCAATACCTTGGATCCATTGCCTATGGCTGGGCTCAAGAACAAGACGGGGAACCTCAATTGTTAGAAATGACCTACACCACTGGCGGGGTTTCAGGTGTCTTTTTATCGGCTGTATCACAATGGAACAAAGGTAAAACCAAAGGGAATCAGAATCTCCAATTACCAGTACCTGAAGGCGTTAAAGTCCAATCATTTCAAAAGGAAGAAGACAATATTGTCGAAGATCTCGACGAAATCGAAGACAACCAGATGGAAATGGACGATATGGAGATGGGCGGGCAGGAATTGAGCTTTGAGGAATGGATACAGCAACTACAACACTGGTTCTTCCAGGAATACGGTGCAAATCTTTCTGATTACCCGGATGAACCCTATCAGCTTGAATATGAAGAAGGAATGTCTCCCCAGGACTTTTATGATCAGTACCTGGCAAACGGGAAAGCATTCTGA